Proteins encoded together in one Terriglobus saanensis SP1PR4 window:
- a CDS encoding winged helix-turn-helix transcriptional regulator: MRPKTYRFNLQSELREERKRRIPARLNPMDASYTGHVSRVIELLQGKWTVQILCAMRTRPVRLSELKRAIPSASKKALTASLRSLEAARVIFRRDLSSSVLHVEYELADAMQEPLITLLDHLAEWGTLYDSDELSKMPFSETQSE, encoded by the coding sequence ATGCGGCCCAAAACATACCGTTTCAATTTGCAAAGCGAGTTGAGGGAAGAACGAAAGCGCAGGATTCCGGCACGGCTAAACCCAATGGATGCCTCTTACACGGGACATGTTTCGCGGGTAATCGAGCTGTTGCAAGGAAAATGGACGGTTCAGATCCTCTGTGCGATGCGAACACGTCCGGTGCGCCTCAGTGAACTTAAACGTGCGATACCATCAGCATCCAAGAAAGCGCTTACGGCGAGTCTGCGATCCCTTGAAGCTGCGCGAGTCATCTTTCGACGAGACCTGAGCAGTTCTGTACTACACGTCGAATACGAACTCGCAGATGCAATGCAAGAACCCCTCATCACGCTGTTAGATCACCTTGCGGAATGGGGCACGCTCTACGATTCAGATGAACTGTCAAAGATGCCCTTCTCAGAGACCCAATCCGAGTGA
- a CDS encoding alkene reductase: protein MATLFEPVQLGSFVLANRVFMAPLTRTRADAEGVPSALAATYYSQRASAGLIVTEATQISPMGKGYSNTPGIHSRAQVQAWSHIAESVHKSGGRIFLQLWHVGRISHTSLLPNNAQPVAPSAIRANADTHIATGSAEVSEPVALSASGIKQTLADYRSAASNAKEAGFDGVEIHAANGYLIDQFLRTGTNQRTDEYGGVASNRIRFLAETVETVLEVWGSRQVGVRISPTVDFNDMTDANPLETFSVAVEKLNSYGLGYLHVVEQAQDSIGSAEEAVNLSAHLRTLWNGVYVVNGGYDGPKGEEAIRAGHADAVAYGRAFLANPDLPRRLQLGTALNELDPATIYGGGAAGYTSYPTLS, encoded by the coding sequence ATGGCTACTCTCTTCGAACCCGTTCAGCTTGGATCTTTCGTTCTGGCAAATCGTGTCTTCATGGCGCCCCTTACGCGCACGCGCGCAGACGCGGAGGGTGTTCCTAGCGCACTCGCAGCGACTTATTACTCACAACGTGCTTCGGCCGGACTCATCGTGACCGAGGCGACACAGATCTCGCCCATGGGGAAGGGGTACAGCAATACTCCCGGGATTCATTCCCGCGCACAGGTACAAGCGTGGTCCCACATTGCTGAATCTGTTCACAAGAGCGGAGGCCGAATTTTCCTCCAGTTGTGGCACGTCGGCCGAATCTCTCATACGTCCTTGTTGCCAAACAACGCGCAGCCCGTGGCTCCATCCGCAATCCGTGCCAATGCCGATACCCACATTGCCACGGGCTCAGCAGAGGTCTCGGAGCCGGTAGCCTTGTCGGCCAGCGGTATAAAACAGACTTTGGCCGACTACCGGTCGGCAGCCAGCAATGCGAAAGAGGCCGGATTCGACGGGGTCGAGATTCATGCGGCGAATGGATACCTGATCGATCAATTTCTCAGGACAGGAACGAATCAGCGAACCGATGAGTATGGCGGCGTTGCGTCGAATCGAATCCGCTTCCTTGCTGAAACAGTCGAAACGGTGCTTGAAGTATGGGGCAGCAGGCAGGTCGGTGTGCGAATCTCTCCGACAGTTGACTTCAACGACATGACGGACGCTAATCCACTCGAAACCTTTTCGGTCGCGGTTGAAAAGCTCAACAGCTATGGGCTTGGTTATCTTCATGTCGTTGAGCAGGCACAAGACAGCATAGGGAGCGCCGAGGAGGCTGTCAATTTGTCGGCACACCTTAGAACACTTTGGAACGGTGTCTACGTCGTGAACGGCGGATATGACGGACCTAAGGGCGAGGAAGCGATACGGGCCGGTCATGCCGACGCAGTTGCGTACGGCCGCGCCTTTCTAGCCAACCCAGATCTGCCAAGGAGACTGCAACTCGGCACTGCTCTCAATGAACTTGACCCAGCGACTATCTATGGAGGTGGCGCTGCCGGGTACACGAGCTATCCCACGCTCTCCTGA
- a CDS encoding dienelactone hydrolase family protein: MHTEVLKYEVNGLNMESVLYFDETKTGPRPAVVVFPEGFGISAHAKEKAQRLAALGYVTLVSDLFGEGKTVSTLAEVMAFVGPLMGDPERIGAYAEAGLNALTSRPEVDTSKVAAIGYCIGGSVALELARLGANVKGVAGFHSGLTTARTENAKNISTKVLVCIGADDPMIGPDIRQKFAEEMNAGKVDWQLHLYGGVVHSFTNKEADTRGEPNILRYSASADKRSWESLVNFLEEVFA, from the coding sequence ATGCACACTGAAGTCCTGAAATATGAAGTCAATGGCCTGAACATGGAGAGCGTGTTGTATTTCGACGAGACCAAGACTGGCCCGCGGCCGGCGGTCGTTGTATTTCCGGAGGGGTTCGGCATCAGTGCGCACGCCAAGGAAAAGGCGCAGCGCCTGGCAGCATTGGGCTATGTAACCCTGGTCAGCGACCTGTTTGGCGAAGGCAAAACCGTCAGCACCCTCGCTGAGGTGATGGCTTTCGTCGGCCCCCTCATGGGGGATCCCGAGCGAATCGGCGCTTACGCGGAAGCAGGACTGAACGCACTAACGTCGCGGCCGGAAGTGGACACGAGCAAGGTGGCAGCCATCGGCTATTGCATCGGTGGCTCCGTCGCGCTGGAACTGGCGCGTCTTGGTGCAAATGTCAAAGGCGTTGCCGGTTTCCATAGCGGCCTTACCACCGCACGCACGGAGAATGCCAAGAACATTAGTACCAAAGTGTTGGTCTGCATCGGCGCAGATGACCCGATGATCGGCCCAGACATCCGGCAAAAATTCGCTGAGGAAATGAACGCAGGTAAGGTGGACTGGCAACTCCATCTTTATGGAGGCGTGGTGCATAGCTTCACCAATAAAGAAGCCGATACCCGCGGCGAGCCCAACATTCTCCGCTACAGCGCGAGTGCCGACAAGCGCTCCTGGGAATCTCTGGTGAACTTCCTGGAGGAAGTCTTCGCATAA